The sequence AACATCTTCCTTGGAAGAAGGAAAAGAGGTGAAGGCTGATGAAGAAACTAATTAGTCTCAAAAATATCTGTAGAAGTTATCGAAATGGTGACCAAGAACTGCAGGTCCTTAAAAATATCAGTCTAGAAGTTCATGAAGGTGAGTTTGTTGCCATTATGGGACCATCTGGTTCTGGTAAGTCTACCTTGATGAATACCATCGGAATGTTGGATACACCAACCAGTGGAGAGTACTATCTTGAAGGTCAAGAAGTTGCAGGTCTTGGAGAGAAACAACTGGCCAAGGTCCGCAACCAGCAAATCGGCTTTGTCTTTCAGCAGTTCTTTCTCTTGTCCAAACTCAATGCGCTTCAAAATGTCGAATTGCCCTTGATTTACGCTGGTGTTTCGACTTCAAAACGACGGAAATTGGCTGAGGAATTTCTGGAAAAGGTTGAGCTAACGGAGCGCAGTCATCATTTGCCTTCCGAGTTATCAGGTGGTCAAAAGCAACGTGTAGCGATTGCGCGTGCCTTGGTAAACAATCCATCTATCATCCTAGCTGACGAACCGACAGGAGCCTTGGATACCAAGACAGGAAATCAAATCATGCAACTGTTGGTGGAGTTGAACAAGGAAGGGAAAACCATTATCATGGTCACGCATGAACCTGAGATTGCTGCCTATGCCAAACGCCAGATTGTCATTCGCGATGGTGTTATCTCATCAGACAGCGCCCCAGTAGAAAAGGAGGAAAACTAAGATGCAGAATCTGAAATTTGCCTTTTCATCCATCATGGCTCATAAGATGCGTTCCTTTCTGACCATGATTGGGATTATCATCGGAGTTTCGTCTGTCGTCGTCATCATGGCTCTGGGAGACTCCATGTCTCGTCAGGTCAATAAAAACATGACCAAATCGCAGAAGGATATTCATGTCTTTTTCTCTCCTATCAAGAGCAAGGACGGCTCCTTTACGCAGAAACAATCCGCTTTGACGGTCAGTGGGAAAGAAGAGGATGTTTATGTTGAACCACCAAAACCACTGGAGTCTTGGGTCAAGGAGGCTGCTAAACTCAAAGGAGTAGACAGTTACTATGTCACCAACTCGACTAACGTTACCCTGTCTTATAAGGATAAGAAGGTTGAACGAGCGACTTTGACTGGTGGAAATAGCACCTACATGAACGCAGTTGAAAATGAGATCGTTGCTGGTAGAAGTCTAAGACCACAAGACTACAAGGAATTTGCCAGTGTGATTTTATTGGATGAAGAACTAGCCAAGAGTTTGTTTGATAGTCCAGAAGCTGCGGTTAATCAAGTCATCTCTGTCAATGAATTTAGTTACCGTGTGATTGGCGTTTATACAAGTAATGAAGCTAAAACTGCTAAAGCTTTTGGGATTGGTGGTCTTCCAATTACGACCAATATCTCTCTCGCAGCTAATTTTAATACTGATGAAATCTCGAACATCGTCTTTCGTGTCAATGATACTAGTCTAACGCAGACCTTGGGTCCAGAGTTGGCTCGAAAACTGACTGAGATTGCAGGTCTTCAACAAGGGGAGTACCAAGTTGCGGATGCAACTGCCGCCTTCCAAGAGGTACAACAACTATTTGGATTTATGACCACTGTTATCAGTGCCATTGCAGGGATTTCACTCTTTGTTGGTGGTACAGGTGTTATGAATATCATGTTGGTTTCTGTGACAGAACGTACGCGTGAGATTGGCCTGCGTAAGGCTCTTGGAGCTACACGGGCTAATATCTTAGTACAGTTTTTGATTGAATCTATGATTTTGACCTTGCTAGGTGGTGTCATTGGTCTAGTAAGTGCAGCAGGCTTAACAATGTTAGCGGGTATCCTATTGCAAAATATGATTGCAGGTATCGAAGTTGGGGTTTCCCTCCCAATTGCTCTCTTTAGCTTAGCTGTGTCAGCTAGCGTTGGTATGATTTTCGGAGTCTTGCCGGCCAATAAAGCCTCTAAGCTTGATCCAATAGAAGCCCTTCGCTATGAATAAGATAAACAAGAAAAAAAGATAGACATTTGTCTATCTTTTTTTTGTATGGATTTTCCTATCGAAAATCACTAAAAATATGATATAATGAAGTGTTAGAAAATCAGGTTTCATTTGCCTGGAAAGGAAAAATTATGTCTGAAAAGAATTTTTATATTACAACACCGATTTACTATCCATCTGGTAAACTTCATATCGGTTCTGCCTACACAACCATCGCTTGTGATGTCCTAGCTCGTTACAAACGCCTCATGGGCTACGATGTCTTTTATTTGACAGGTCTGGATGAGCATGGTCAAAAGATTCAACAGAAAGCGGAAGAAGCTGGCATCACACCTCAAGCCTATGTTGACGGCATGGCAGTTGGTGTCAAAGAACTCTGGAAATTACTCGATATCTCATACGATAAATTTATCCGTACAACTGATGACTACCATGAAAAAGTTGTAGCCGATGTCTTTGAAAGACTCTTAGCCCAAGATGATATCTACTTGGGTGAATACTCTGGCTGGTATTCAGTCTCAGATGAGGAATTCTTTACAGAAAGCCAGCTTGCGGAAGTTTTCCGTGATGAAGCTGGTAATGTAACTGGCGGTATTGCTCCATCAGGACATGAAGTGGAGTGGGTTTCTGAAGAGTCTTACTTCCTTCGCCTCAGCAAATACCAAGACCGTTTGGTTGAATTTTTCAAATCGCACCCTGACTTCATCACTCCAGATGGTCGTCTTAATGAAATGTTGCGTAACTTCATCGAGCCAGGTTTGGAAGACTTAGCGGTTTCTCGTACAACCTTTACATGGGGTGTGCCAGTCCCATCCAATCCAAAACACGTTGTCTACGTTTGGATTGATGCCCTTCTCAACTATGCGACTGCTCTTGGTTACGGTCAAGACGATCATGCTAACTATGATAAATTCTGGAATGGAACGGTCTTCCACATGGTCGGAAAAGACATTCTTCGATTCCACTCAATCTACTGGCCAATTCTTCTCATGATGTTGGATATGAAATTGCCAGACCGCTTGATTGCCCATGGTTGGTTCGTTATGAAAGACGGCAAGATGTCTAAGTCTAAGGGGAATGTCGTTTACCCTGAAATGCTAGTAGAACGTTATGGACTGGATCCACTTCGTTACTACCTCATGCGTAGCCTTCCAGTCGGTTCAGACGGAACCTTCACTCCAGAAGACTATGTAGGCCGTATCAACTATGAATTAGCAAATGATCTTGGAAACCTCCTTAACCGTACGGTTTCCATGATTAACAAGTATTTTGATGGGCAAATCCCTGCCTATGTAGAGGGTGTAACAGAGTTTGATAATGCTCTTGCTGAGGTTGCAGAACAATCTATCTCTGACTACCATACACACATGGAAGCCGTTGATTACCCACGTGCTTTAGAAGCAGTCTGGACACTTATCTCACGTACCAACAAATACATCGATGAGACAGCCCCATGGGTCTTGGCTAAGGATGAAGAGCACCGTGACCAATTGGCAAGTGTGATGAGTCACTTAGCAGCTAGCCTTCGTGTCGTAGCTCACATGATTGAGCCATTTGTGATGGAAACTAGTCGCGCCGTATTGGCACAACTTGGTCTAGCAGAAGTTTCTAGCCTAGAAAACTTGAGCTTGGCTGATTTCCCTTCAGGTGTGACTGTTGTTGCCAAAGGAACACCAATCTTCCCACGTCTCGACATGGAAGAAGAGATTGCCTATATCAAAGAACAAATGGAAGGTAACAAACCAGCAGTCGAAAAAGAATGGAATCCAGATGAAGTTGAACTCAAACTCAACAAGGATGAAATCAAGTTTGAAGACTTTGACAAGGTTGAGATCCGTGTCGCAGAAGTCAAAGAAGTGTCTAAAGTGGAAGGTTCTGATAAGTTGCTCCAATTCCGCCTAGATGCTGGTGATGGTCAAGACCGTCAAATCCTCTCAGGAATAGCTAAATACTATCCAAACGAACAAGACTTGGTCGGCAAGAAAGTCCAAATCGTTGCCAACCTCAAACCACGTAAGATGATGAAGAAATATGTCAGTCAAGGGATGATTCTCTCAGCTGAACATGATGGCAAATTAACCCTTCTCACAGTGGATCCAGCTGTACCAAATGGAAGTGTGATTGGGTAAAAGCAAAAAACCAACGTTAGGCACGTTGGTTTTTCTTGTTATGTACGAGATTATCTAAGAAGTGGTCTATCTCCTTTTGAGACTGGAGGACAATTACTTTCTCTAGATAGGTTTCTTGAACCCGTTGATAACGTTCTTTGGCATTCTTTGTCCGTCCATCCCAGAGAATCCATCGGATAAACTCCCAGTCAAAGCGTTCAGGGCAACCTGCAGCCATACTTTCTCTGACCTTGCGTCGATATGTGAGATACCGTTTAAAGGCTCGAAAGAGACAAGTCCATGGTGGAAAGTTGAGAAAGATAATTTGGTCAGCTTCCAGCATTCTTTCTTCATAGCAACACCAAGAGTAGTTGCCATCGATAACCCAAGCTTCATGCTTTGTGAGAAAGTTTTTCAACTCGCCCAGCATCCATTCGCGGTCACTGTCTTGCCAACCAGGTTGAAATTGGAGTGTATCCATATGCAGTTTGGGGATGGAGTAGTAGTTTGATAATTTTTCAGCTAGGGTTGACTTGCCTGCTCCGGAATATCCTATAATTGCGATTTTCATTTTCTACCTTTTCTGACTAGAGGACAAAAAAACAGCCTCTATGGACTGTTTCTTATTTAGCAAGTTTAGCTGAAAGACGAGCTTTATCGCGGCTTGCTTTGTTTTTATGAATCAAACCTTTAGTTTCTGCTTTGTCGATAGCTGAGCTAGCAGCACGGAAAAGTTCTTCAGAAGGGTTTGCTTCGAAAGCTTTGATAGCAGTACGCATAGCTGATTTTTGAGCTGAGTTTTTTTCGTTGTGTTTAACGTTCAATTCAGCGCGTTTGATAGCTGATTTAATGTTTGCCAATGTTCTTACCTCCATATTTACTAACTATACCATTATATATGAAAACTTAGGTTTTGACAAGGGGAAATTATTTTTTTAGGTAAATTTCATCGATTTCATGGTTTTTAGTCTTGTGGAGAATGACCTCGGCGCGATTCCTTGTTGGTTCGATATAGTTTTGTAGATTTGTGAGATTAATGCTGGTCCAAACCTGGTGTGCAAAGGCTTCAACTTCTCCAATTGGCATTTGTGTAAAACGGTGGTAGTAGCTGTTGGGGTCATTTTGGGCAAAGCTGAGTAGTTTCAAGAAACGATCCAGATACCAACTTTCAATGTCCTCGACAGCAGCATCCACATAGATGGAGAAATCAAAGAAATCAGTGATGTAAAGGCGCTCATTTTGAGGGTTTTGAAAGACATTGATGCCTTCGACAATAACAAAGTCAGCAGCTTTGACACGTTGTTTCTCTCCAGGAACGATGTCATACACTTCATGAGAATAGACAGGAATATCGACATCTTGTCCATTCTTTAGGCGATCAAGAAAATCCAGTAAAGCTTCCATATCATAACTTTCAGGAAAACCTTTGCGATTTAAGATATCTTGGTCCATCAAGGTTTGATTGGGATAGAGAAAGCCGTCAGTTGTCACCAATTCTACAGTAGCATCAGTAACTGTACGAGAGAGAAGGATTTGCATAAGTCGGCTAGTTGTTGATTTTCCTACAGCTACACTTCCTGAAACTCCAATAATGAAGGGTTGAGATTTACTCTCTCTTTGGAGAAAAATCCCCTTAGAAAAGGCTAAATCCTCTTTGGTGCGTTTGTAAATTTGGATGAGATGAGCTAAAGGTAAATAAATATCTGTCACATCTTGCAGACTAATCTGGTCATTGAAACTCTTTATGGATTCTAGTTCCTCTTCTGTCAAAGGAGGTGTTGTCTTTCGATGTAAAGATTGCCAAGTCTGGCGACTGATTTTTTCAAAATGTAAAAATTCGTTGGTCATTGTTTTCCCCTAGATCTTTTGTCTATCATACCATAAAAAGCTAAAAAAATAAAGCGGTTTCTTGATGGTAGTAAGTCAATATCGTATAATAGAGATGGAGGTTGAATAGTTTAATGATTAGATAGGGAATTGTTTCTGAAGAGTTATCAGTTATTAAAAGTGGGTTTTTTAGTTCACAACTTATAGGAGGTGTGTCATGAAAATCTTAAAAAGTTATATATTGGAACTCTGTTTTATTTTAAGTTTTGCCTTACCTTTTATAAGGGGAGCGAATGCGGATAATGGTAGACGCTTTGTAGAAACCTATTACGGTTTTACTTTTTTGATGGAACATGCCATTGTAACAGTTGTCTTTATCTGTTCGCTCTTGATTGCTTGGCTAGTAAAAAAGCAGTGGACGAAATGGCTTGCTGCTGGTAGTTATCTATTTTTGATTTTGTGGATTGCTACAGAAGGATATCTATTCCGTATGTCACTAGAAGATTTGATACGACTTTGGACAAGTTTGGAAATCTTGACACAAACTTATCAGTTGGGTTTTTATCTAAACATCATATTGGGAAACTTGTTGATAATAAAGTATCTTAAGGTTAAGAAATAGTGATAAAAATGCGCCTGATTGCAGACGATCTGTTTTTTACTGACTATGATAATTTGTAGTTCCCGATAGATTGTAATGTATTTCTAATCATTGAAAGAGATTGAAGAAAAGGTTTTACTTACTAGCTTTCTTCAGTCTTTTTCATTTGATCATCACTTTGTAAACGATTTACAATTCAAGCCAAATTATGGTAAAATAGTTTTATGAGTAAAATGTATTATGCAGAAAATCCTGACGCTGCTCACGACATTCATGAGTTGAGAGTGGAGTTGTTGGGAGAAAACATGACCTTTTTGACGGATGCGGGTGTTTTTAGCAAGAAAATGGTTGACTTTGGGAGTCAGCTTTTGCTCAAGTGCCTAGAGGTCAATGAAGGAGAGACGGTCCTTGATGTGGGTTGTGGTTATGGGCCATTGGGTTTGTCATTGGCCAAGGCTTATGGAGTTCAAGCAACCATGGTTGATATCAATAATCGTGCCTTGAACCTAGCGCGACAAAATGCTGAACGAAATAAAGTAGAAGTAGCAATTTTCCAATCCAATATCTATGAACAAGTTGAAGGGAAATTTGACCATGTTATTTCCAATCCGCCGATTCGAGCGGGCAAACAGGTTGTTCATGAGATTATCGAAAAGAGCAGAGATTTCTTGAAAGACGGAGGAGATTTAACCATCGTCATTCAGAAAAAACAAGGAGCTCCAAGTGCTAGAAATAAGATGGAAGACGTTTTTGGAAATTGTGAAATCGTAAAGAAAGATAAGGGATATTATATCCTTAGAAGTGTGAAAGAATGAGAGCAGTTGATTTAATTCAAAAGAAACGAGATGGTCAAGAACTGACTGCAGCTGAAATCAAGTGGCTAGTAGAAGGCTATGTGGCAGGAACTGTTCCAGACTATCAAATGTCTGCTTTTGCTATGGCTGTTTATTTTAAAGGAATGACCACACGTGAAATTTCTGACCTGACGATGAATATGGTTAAAACAGGTCAGGAGTTTGATTTGTCAGCTATTGAGGGGGTTAAAGTTGACAAGCATTCGACTGGTGGAGTAGGTGATAAGGTGACCTTGATTCTGGCTCCCCTTGTTGCGAGTTTCGGTGTGCCCGTTGCTAAAATGAGTGGTCGTGGCCTCGGTCATACTGGTGGGACAATTGATAAATTGGAGTCCAT comes from Streptococcus oralis and encodes:
- a CDS encoding ABC transporter ATP-binding protein, producing MKKLISLKNICRSYRNGDQELQVLKNISLEVHEGEFVAIMGPSGSGKSTLMNTIGMLDTPTSGEYYLEGQEVAGLGEKQLAKVRNQQIGFVFQQFFLLSKLNALQNVELPLIYAGVSTSKRRKLAEEFLEKVELTERSHHLPSELSGGQKQRVAIARALVNNPSIILADEPTGALDTKTGNQIMQLLVELNKEGKTIIMVTHEPEIAAYAKRQIVIRDGVISSDSAPVEKEEN
- the coaA gene encoding type I pantothenate kinase, coding for MTNEFLHFEKISRQTWQSLHRKTTPPLTEEELESIKSFNDQISLQDVTDIYLPLAHLIQIYKRTKEDLAFSKGIFLQRESKSQPFIIGVSGSVAVGKSTTSRLMQILLSRTVTDATVELVTTDGFLYPNQTLMDQDILNRKGFPESYDMEALLDFLDRLKNGQDVDIPVYSHEVYDIVPGEKQRVKAADFVIVEGINVFQNPQNERLYITDFFDFSIYVDAAVEDIESWYLDRFLKLLSFAQNDPNSYYHRFTQMPIGEVEAFAHQVWTSINLTNLQNYIEPTRNRAEVILHKTKNHEIDEIYLKK
- a CDS encoding class I SAM-dependent methyltransferase, with the protein product MSKMYYAENPDAAHDIHELRVELLGENMTFLTDAGVFSKKMVDFGSQLLLKCLEVNEGETVLDVGCGYGPLGLSLAKAYGVQATMVDINNRALNLARQNAERNKVEVAIFQSNIYEQVEGKFDHVISNPPIRAGKQVVHEIIEKSRDFLKDGGDLTIVIQKKQGAPSARNKMEDVFGNCEIVKKDKGYYILRSVKE
- the metG gene encoding methionine--tRNA ligase, whose protein sequence is MSEKNFYITTPIYYPSGKLHIGSAYTTIACDVLARYKRLMGYDVFYLTGLDEHGQKIQQKAEEAGITPQAYVDGMAVGVKELWKLLDISYDKFIRTTDDYHEKVVADVFERLLAQDDIYLGEYSGWYSVSDEEFFTESQLAEVFRDEAGNVTGGIAPSGHEVEWVSEESYFLRLSKYQDRLVEFFKSHPDFITPDGRLNEMLRNFIEPGLEDLAVSRTTFTWGVPVPSNPKHVVYVWIDALLNYATALGYGQDDHANYDKFWNGTVFHMVGKDILRFHSIYWPILLMMLDMKLPDRLIAHGWFVMKDGKMSKSKGNVVYPEMLVERYGLDPLRYYLMRSLPVGSDGTFTPEDYVGRINYELANDLGNLLNRTVSMINKYFDGQIPAYVEGVTEFDNALAEVAEQSISDYHTHMEAVDYPRALEAVWTLISRTNKYIDETAPWVLAKDEEHRDQLASVMSHLAASLRVVAHMIEPFVMETSRAVLAQLGLAEVSSLENLSLADFPSGVTVVAKGTPIFPRLDMEEEIAYIKEQMEGNKPAVEKEWNPDEVELKLNKDEIKFEDFDKVEIRVAEVKEVSKVEGSDKLLQFRLDAGDGQDRQILSGIAKYYPNEQDLVGKKVQIVANLKPRKMMKKYVSQGMILSAEHDGKLTLLTVDPAVPNGSVIG
- the rpsT gene encoding 30S ribosomal protein S20, producing MANIKSAIKRAELNVKHNEKNSAQKSAMRTAIKAFEANPSEELFRAASSAIDKAETKGLIHKNKASRDKARLSAKLAK
- a CDS encoding ABC transporter permease, giving the protein MQNLKFAFSSIMAHKMRSFLTMIGIIIGVSSVVVIMALGDSMSRQVNKNMTKSQKDIHVFFSPIKSKDGSFTQKQSALTVSGKEEDVYVEPPKPLESWVKEAAKLKGVDSYYVTNSTNVTLSYKDKKVERATLTGGNSTYMNAVENEIVAGRSLRPQDYKEFASVILLDEELAKSLFDSPEAAVNQVISVNEFSYRVIGVYTSNEAKTAKAFGIGGLPITTNISLAANFNTDEISNIVFRVNDTSLTQTLGPELARKLTEIAGLQQGEYQVADATAAFQEVQQLFGFMTTVISAIAGISLFVGGTGVMNIMLVSVTERTREIGLRKALGATRANILVQFLIESMILTLLGGVIGLVSAAGLTMLAGILLQNMIAGIEVGVSLPIALFSLAVSASVGMIFGVLPANKASKLDPIEALRYE
- a CDS encoding DNA topology modulation protein, whose translation is MKIAIIGYSGAGKSTLAEKLSNYYSIPKLHMDTLQFQPGWQDSDREWMLGELKNFLTKHEAWVIDGNYSWCCYEERMLEADQIIFLNFPPWTCLFRAFKRYLTYRRKVRESMAAGCPERFDWEFIRWILWDGRTKNAKERYQRVQETYLEKVIVLQSQKEIDHFLDNLVHNKKNQRA